The Sulfitobacter sp. SK011 genome has a window encoding:
- a CDS encoding N-acetylmuramoyl-L-alanine amidase, which produces MRALLKILTLWLICATGAAAQDLTALARVDPARSEISDGWFGKTSMTLGLSQGVPFRVFLLDAPARLVVDFREADWAGVKPGQLLAEPGRIAAVRFGAFQPGWSRLVADLAEPMLPVQIGMPVDETSGAASLEITLKTTDAETYAAKAGIPVDPAWTAALTKPPKPKLPKDDAFVVVIDPGHGGIDPGAERDDVAEKDLMLSFARGLQDVLKRSGVDAILTRDDDIFVALETRVAIAHQMRADVFLSLHADILSQGGAHGATVYTLSDDASDAATEHLAARHNRSDIIAGADLTGSDDQVAGILLDLARQETEPRSAALAEVMVAGMSKAGGPMNRRPLRKAGFSVLKSADIPSVLVEVGFLSSKRDLANLRDPVWRAVMVNAMADAILAWRDQDAARKPLIRQ; this is translated from the coding sequence ATGCGGGCACTTCTGAAAATACTGACGCTTTGGCTGATCTGCGCCACGGGGGCCGCAGCGCAGGATTTGACGGCACTCGCACGCGTTGATCCGGCGCGCAGTGAGATCAGTGATGGCTGGTTTGGTAAAACCTCCATGACGCTGGGGTTAAGCCAGGGCGTGCCGTTTCGCGTGTTCCTGCTTGATGCGCCGGCCCGTTTGGTTGTCGATTTTCGCGAGGCCGATTGGGCCGGGGTCAAGCCCGGCCAATTGCTGGCCGAGCCGGGGCGCATTGCCGCGGTGCGCTTTGGGGCGTTTCAGCCGGGGTGGTCCCGGTTGGTTGCAGATCTGGCCGAACCTATGTTGCCGGTGCAAATTGGCATGCCCGTCGATGAAACAAGCGGTGCGGCCAGTCTTGAGATCACGCTAAAGACCACCGATGCCGAAACCTACGCCGCCAAGGCCGGGATACCGGTTGACCCGGCCTGGACGGCCGCGCTGACCAAGCCGCCAAAGCCAAAATTGCCAAAGGACGATGCATTTGTCGTTGTCATTGATCCCGGCCATGGCGGCATTGATCCGGGCGCAGAACGTGATGATGTGGCCGAAAAGGACTTGATGCTCAGCTTTGCGCGCGGCTTGCAGGATGTGCTCAAGCGCAGCGGCGTTGACGCGATCCTGACCCGTGATGACGATATTTTCGTGGCCCTCGAAACGCGGGTCGCCATTGCGCATCAGATGCGTGCGGATGTGTTTTTGTCCCTGCATGCCGACATCCTGAGCCAGGGTGGTGCCCATGGTGCCACCGTCTATACCTTGTCGGATGACGCCAGTGATGCGGCCACCGAACATCTCGCGGCCCGGCACAACCGGTCCGATATAATTGCAGGTGCAGACCTGACAGGGTCGGATGATCAGGTCGCCGGTATCCTGCTGGATCTGGCCCGACAAGAGACAGAGCCGCGCTCAGCTGCCCTTGCTGAGGTTATGGTTGCGGGGATGAGCAAGGCGGGCGGACCGATGAACCGCCGACCGTTAAGGAAAGCGGGCTTTTCGGTGCTGAAATCAGCCGACATTCCATCGGTTCTGGTCGAAGTTGGGTTTCTAAGCTCAAAGCGCGATCTGGCCAATCTGCGCGACCCGGTCTGGCGCGCGGTCATGGTGAACGCGATGGCGGATGCGATCCTTGCGTGGCGCGATCAGGATGCGGCGCGCAAGCCGTTGATCCGTCAATAA
- a CDS encoding DNA cytosine methyltransferase translates to MVSEVQKKPTYAEFFSGGGMVRAALSDGWDCRLANDIDPMKCEVYARNWGDAGLVQADVGQLDPDLLRQPIDMYWASSPCQDFSLAGKGLGLAGSRSGTFSTWATLIEHAIQDGYAPRIIAFENVVGLIARNRGADFAAVIRRLAKLGYRVGALEIDATAFLPQSRSRLFVVCLRDDLLIKGLTTPQPTGPFHTRKLMSFVASAPRDIARNWMWWKHAPVASDPKLLVQMIDHAPDTAWLTARETKRLLSMMSPPSLSRIETAKRTGHPEIGMLYKRGRPDGNGSTHQRAEVRFDGIAGCLRTPGGGSSRQTVLFVEGDKIRARLLSSREAARLMGLEDSYVMPARYNNAYKVAGDGVVVPVVRYLDQQIFQPALQLARLRDVA, encoded by the coding sequence ATGGTATCCGAGGTCCAGAAAAAACCAACATATGCTGAGTTTTTCAGCGGCGGTGGCATGGTGCGTGCCGCGCTGTCGGATGGGTGGGACTGCCGTCTGGCAAACGACATCGACCCGATGAAATGCGAGGTTTATGCGCGCAACTGGGGGGATGCCGGCCTTGTGCAGGCGGACGTGGGTCAATTGGATCCGGACCTATTGCGCCAACCGATTGATATGTATTGGGCCTCAAGCCCGTGCCAGGACTTTTCACTGGCGGGCAAGGGGCTGGGGCTGGCAGGCTCACGAAGTGGGACGTTTTCAACATGGGCCACACTGATCGAACATGCGATCCAAGACGGGTATGCACCGCGCATCATTGCATTTGAAAATGTCGTCGGCCTGATCGCACGCAACCGGGGCGCTGATTTTGCGGCCGTCATCCGGCGTCTTGCAAAACTGGGGTACCGTGTCGGTGCCCTTGAAATCGACGCAACGGCGTTTCTGCCACAAAGCCGGTCACGGCTTTTTGTGGTGTGCCTGCGCGATGATCTGCTGATCAAAGGGCTGACAACGCCGCAGCCAACAGGTCCGTTTCACACAAGGAAACTGATGAGTTTCGTTGCCTCGGCCCCCCGTGATATCGCGCGCAACTGGATGTGGTGGAAACATGCGCCCGTCGCGTCCGATCCCAAACTGCTGGTGCAAATGATTGACCATGCGCCGGATACCGCGTGGCTGACGGCGCGTGAAACGAAACGGCTTTTGTCGATGATGTCACCCCCAAGCCTTTCCCGGATCGAGACCGCCAAACGGACCGGGCACCCCGAGATTGGTATGCTTTACAAACGCGGGCGCCCCGATGGCAATGGCAGCACCCATCAGCGCGCAGAGGTGCGCTTTGACGGGATTGCCGGATGTCTCAGAACGCCGGGCGGCGGGTCATCGCGTCAGACGGTCCTGTTTGTTGAAGGTGACAAAATCCGTGCGCGGCTGTTGTCCTCAAGAGAGGCGGCGCGTCTGATGGGGCTGGAAGACAGCTATGTTATGCCCGCGCGCTATAACAATGCCTACAAGGTGGCGGGTGACGGGGTTGTGGTGCCGGTGGTCAGATACCTCGATCAGCAGATTTTTCAGCCCGCATTGCAACTGGCCCGCCTCAGGGACGTCGCGTGA
- a CDS encoding pyridoxal phosphate-dependent aminotransferase yields the protein MRISTRSAVDPFIVMDVMQAASAAEAAGRHIIHMEVGQPGTGAPKGAVRALSDAMAKGPLGYTVALGLPALRARIAKMYGDWYNVDLDPARVVITPGSSGGFILAFTALFDTGDKVGIGAPGYPSYRQILKALALQPVDLPTAPENRYQPVPEDFSGMDLAGLLVASPANPTGTMLDRGAMSALIDACADKGASFISDEIYHGIEYQKKAVTALEVTDDCYVINSFSKYFSMTGWRVGWMVVPQDHVRVVERIAQNMFICAPHASQIAALAAMDCDDELQVNMDVYRANRAMMLEGLKTAGFTNFAPPDGAFYVYADVSDLTDDSRALAAEILEKAGVAVTPGLDFDPARGHTTLRFSYARSSADIKEGLARLVRFMAAR from the coding sequence ATGCGCATATCAACCCGGTCCGCCGTTGATCCCTTTATTGTGATGGACGTGATGCAGGCCGCGTCAGCAGCCGAAGCCGCCGGGCGTCACATCATCCATATGGAAGTGGGGCAGCCCGGCACCGGGGCACCCAAAGGGGCAGTGCGCGCATTGTCAGATGCGATGGCCAAGGGGCCTTTGGGCTACACTGTGGCACTTGGATTGCCTGCTTTGCGTGCGCGCATCGCAAAGATGTATGGCGACTGGTACAACGTCGATCTTGATCCTGCGCGGGTGGTGATCACGCCGGGATCGTCGGGTGGCTTTATCCTCGCCTTCACAGCGCTTTTTGATACGGGCGACAAGGTTGGCATCGGTGCGCCGGGATACCCCAGCTATCGTCAAATTCTCAAGGCGCTGGCATTGCAGCCCGTTGATTTGCCCACTGCGCCTGAAAACCGGTACCAGCCCGTGCCGGAAGATTTTTCGGGCATGGATCTGGCAGGTCTGTTGGTCGCATCACCTGCCAATCCGACCGGCACCATGCTGGATCGTGGCGCGATGAGCGCGCTGATTGATGCCTGCGCGGACAAGGGCGCGTCCTTTATCTCGGACGAGATTTATCATGGCATTGAGTATCAGAAAAAGGCGGTGACGGCGCTTGAGGTGACCGATGATTGCTATGTCATCAATTCTTTTTCCAAATATTTCTCAATGACCGGCTGGCGCGTCGGCTGGATGGTGGTGCCCCAGGATCACGTGCGCGTTGTTGAACGGATTGCGCAAAACATGTTCATTTGCGCGCCGCATGCAAGCCAGATTGCCGCACTTGCCGCGATGGATTGCGATGATGAATTGCAGGTAAACATGGACGTTTACCGCGCCAACCGTGCGATGATGCTCGAAGGTCTCAAAACTGCAGGTTTTACCAATTTCGCGCCACCGGATGGGGCTTTTTATGTTTACGCAGATGTGTCCGATCTTACCGATGACAGCCGCGCGCTGGCCGCTGAAATTCTTGAAAAAGCGGGGGTGGCGGTCACACCGGGCCTCGATTTTGATCCTGCGCGGGGTCATACCACATTGCGCTTTTCCTATGCCCGCAGCAGTGCCGACATCAAGGAAGGTCTGGCGCGGTTGGTGCGTTTCATGGCCGCGCGGTGA
- the ispG gene encoding flavodoxin-dependent (E)-4-hydroxy-3-methylbut-2-enyl-diphosphate synthase — translation MSLNHIRPWRNIYRRKSRQIMVGNVPVGGDAPISVQTMTNTLTTDVAGTIAQVQAAADAGADIVRISVPDEASSKALKEIVREVTVPIVADIHFHYKRGIEAAEAGAACLRINPGNIGDEKRVRDVIKAARDHNCSIRIGVNAGSLERHLLEKYGEPCPDAMVESGLHHIKLLQDNDFHEFKISCKASDVFMAAAAYQQLAEATDAPIHLGITEAGGLISGTVKSAIGMGNLLWMGIGDTIRVSLSADPVEEVKMGFEILKSLGLRHRGVNIISCPSCARQGFDVIKTVEVLEKRLEHIKTPMSLSIIGCVVNGPGEALMTDVGFTGGGAGSGMVYLAGKQSHKLGNDGMIEHIVEQVEKRAAAIEAETVNEAAE, via the coding sequence ATGTCACTCAATCACATCCGCCCCTGGCGCAACATCTATCGCCGCAAATCGCGACAGATCATGGTGGGCAATGTGCCGGTTGGTGGCGACGCACCGATCAGCGTCCAGACCATGACCAACACCCTGACCACCGACGTCGCGGGCACCATCGCACAGGTGCAGGCAGCGGCCGATGCGGGTGCCGACATCGTTCGCATTTCCGTCCCCGATGAAGCGTCTTCCAAAGCGTTGAAAGAGATCGTGCGCGAAGTTACCGTTCCGATCGTTGCGGACATTCATTTCCACTATAAACGCGGGATTGAAGCAGCAGAGGCAGGTGCGGCATGCCTGCGGATAAACCCCGGTAACATCGGCGATGAAAAACGCGTACGCGACGTGATCAAGGCGGCGCGCGATCACAATTGTTCGATCCGCATCGGGGTGAACGCGGGATCGCTGGAAAGACATCTGCTTGAAAAATACGGCGAACCCTGCCCGGACGCGATGGTGGAAAGCGGTTTGCATCACATTAAGCTGCTGCAAGATAACGACTTTCATGAATTCAAGATCAGCTGCAAGGCCTCGGATGTGTTTATGGCCGCCGCAGCCTATCAACAATTGGCCGAGGCCACAGATGCGCCGATTCACCTTGGCATCACCGAGGCGGGTGGATTGATCAGCGGGACGGTCAAATCCGCCATCGGGATGGGCAATCTGTTGTGGATGGGGATTGGCGATACAATCCGGGTGAGCCTGTCGGCGGACCCGGTCGAAGAGGTCAAGATGGGCTTTGAGATTCTCAAATCTTTGGGCCTGCGGCATCGCGGTGTGAACATCATTTCCTGTCCCTCCTGCGCACGGCAGGGGTTTGATGTGATCAAAACCGTTGAAGTGCTGGAAAAGCGGCTGGAACACATCAAGACGCCGATGAGCCTGAGCATCATCGGCTGTGTGGTCAACGGACCCGGCGAGGCGTTGATGACAGATGTTGGGTTCACTGGCGGCGGTGCCGGGTCCGGCATGGTCTATCTGGCGGGCAAGCAAAGTCACAAGCTTGGCAATGACGGGATGATAGAGCACATCGTCGAACAGGTTGAAAAGCGGGCGGCGGCGATTGAGGCTGAAACCGTGAATGAGGCAGCAGAGTAG
- a CDS encoding DsbA family protein has product MHRLIAPALAAAFSVAMALPADAMDLTELTDAERAQFRAEVRAYLMDNPEVIMEAVELLQAREAEQQAQADFTLVTDNAAAIFDDGFSWVGGNPDGDIVLVEFLDYRCGYCKKAHGEVAKLLETDGNIKWIVKEFPILGEQSVLASRFAVATKQVAGGDSYHALNDALMAFNGDVTLPALRRLGETFGLDVDAIEARMDSEEVTREIAETRALAQKLKISGTPTFVMQDELLRGYLPYDQMQAVVAEKRG; this is encoded by the coding sequence ATGCACCGCCTGATTGCCCCCGCTCTTGCCGCAGCATTTTCCGTTGCAATGGCCCTGCCCGCCGATGCGATGGACCTGACGGAACTGACCGATGCCGAACGCGCACAGTTTCGCGCCGAAGTGCGGGCCTATCTGATGGATAATCCCGAAGTGATCATGGAAGCGGTCGAGTTGCTACAGGCACGCGAAGCAGAGCAGCAGGCGCAGGCAGATTTTACCCTGGTAACTGACAATGCGGCGGCAATCTTTGATGACGGTTTTTCATGGGTGGGGGGCAACCCTGACGGCGATATCGTGTTGGTTGAATTTCTCGACTACCGCTGTGGGTATTGCAAAAAGGCCCATGGTGAAGTTGCCAAGCTGTTGGAAACAGATGGCAATATCAAATGGATTGTCAAAGAATTCCCCATTCTGGGCGAACAGTCGGTTCTGGCCTCACGCTTTGCCGTGGCCACAAAACAGGTTGCGGGCGGCGACAGCTATCATGCGCTGAACGACGCGCTGATGGCGTTCAATGGCGACGTTACCTTGCCCGCGCTGCGCCGTTTGGGAGAGACCTTTGGCCTGGATGTCGACGCCATCGAAGCGCGGATGGACAGTGAAGAGGTGACGCGCGAAATCGCCGAAACACGGGCGCTGGCGCAAAAGCTGAAAATCTCTGGCACGCCGACGTTTGTGATGCAGGACGAACTGCTGCGCGGCTATCTGCCCTATGACCAGATGCAGGCCGTCGTCGCCGAAAAGCGCGGCTAA
- a CDS encoding RodZ domain-containing protein has product MIGRWSSKIAVDEAVEPKGFDAFELRLGDVMRGERATLGKSLLDVQRELRIKASYIAAIENCDPDAFDTPGFIAGYVRSYARYLNMDPDTAFAGFCAESGFSVAHGMSAKASVIKKPSFEERKKRPSEENLFARPNTPFTPAGDSLLSHIEPSAIGSMLVLIALIGAIGFGGWSVLQEVQRVQVAPVDQTPVVLSDLDPLDGALASAPEASSDSSAPRVMDTPRADALDRLYRPQALDVPVLVARDAPIATIDPRSVGNFLIPSIPSPNEASGGAVLTAQSDAAPVNDVPQVLEGPADMVRMVAAYPSWVRVSAADGTVIFEGVMNKGDMWDVPATEEPATLRTGESGALFFAMADGCYGPVGARGSVTSNLPLHHEALAELYDPVDPLADTSLSRMFADLQTSEIDPAVLAAMPCQTR; this is encoded by the coding sequence ATGATCGGGCGTTGGTCCTCCAAGATCGCTGTGGATGAGGCTGTCGAACCTAAAGGGTTTGATGCTTTTGAATTGCGTCTTGGCGATGTGATGCGTGGCGAACGCGCGACCTTGGGTAAATCCCTGCTCGACGTGCAGCGCGAACTGCGAATCAAAGCCTCTTACATTGCCGCCATTGAAAACTGTGATCCCGATGCATTTGACACTCCCGGTTTTATTGCCGGTTATGTCAGGTCCTATGCCCGGTACCTGAACATGGATCCCGACACGGCATTCGCGGGCTTTTGCGCCGAATCCGGTTTCTCCGTTGCGCACGGCATGTCCGCCAAAGCATCTGTGATCAAAAAACCGAGCTTTGAAGAACGCAAGAAACGTCCCTCGGAAGAGAACCTTTTCGCGCGCCCGAACACGCCCTTTACACCGGCAGGCGACAGCCTGTTGAGCCATATTGAGCCCAGTGCAATTGGCTCCATGCTGGTGCTGATCGCCCTGATCGGTGCCATTGGCTTTGGCGGTTGGAGCGTGCTGCAGGAAGTGCAGCGTGTGCAGGTGGCCCCGGTGGATCAGACGCCGGTTGTGTTGTCTGATCTGGATCCGTTGGACGGCGCTTTGGCCTCGGCCCCCGAGGCCAGCAGTGATTCCTCTGCACCGCGCGTCATGGACACGCCGCGCGCAGATGCGCTGGACCGGCTTTACCGCCCACAGGCATTGGATGTGCCGGTATTGGTGGCGCGTGATGCCCCCATCGCCACCATTGATCCGCGGTCTGTCGGCAACTTTCTGATACCCAGCATCCCATCGCCTAATGAAGCGTCAGGCGGTGCTGTTCTGACAGCCCAGAGCGATGCAGCCCCCGTTAACGACGTCCCGCAAGTGCTTGAAGGACCAGCAGATATGGTGCGCATGGTTGCGGCCTATCCATCGTGGGTTCGGGTCAGCGCTGCGGACGGGACTGTCATCTTTGAAGGTGTGATGAACAAAGGCGACATGTGGGATGTTCCCGCGACTGAGGAACCGGCAACATTGCGCACTGGCGAATCCGGGGCGTTGTTTTTTGCCATGGCCGACGGATGCTATGGCCCCGTTGGTGCCCGCGGCAGTGTGACATCCAACCTGCCTCTTCACCACGAAGCCCTGGCCGAGCTTTACGACCCTGTCGACCCGCTGGCCGACACATCGCTCAGCCGGATGTTTGCGGACCTGCAGACGTCGGAAATTGACCCAGCCGTTCTGGCCGCGATGCCCTGCCAAACCCGCTAA
- a CDS encoding GIY-YIG nuclease family protein: protein MSAAQDFRSRALSQLTNEIGVYALCDLDGQPIYVGQSIDGIRTRVRRHLTSARSDVIANRQIDVWEIAFVWAWPVDDKADVAPLENTLFDQFNRQQPLMNGKGLVVNATPVTVPEKQEIQIIEEQERRNRLTPSQRLPRQIQQYNLLVDYILTVKNAPHLKVSLDAHFQRLIKYHQTFL, encoded by the coding sequence GTGAGTGCGGCGCAGGATTTTCGAAGCAGGGCGTTGTCGCAGCTGACCAACGAGATTGGTGTTTATGCGCTGTGTGATCTGGACGGTCAGCCGATTTATGTTGGCCAGTCCATTGACGGCATCCGCACTCGTGTGCGGCGGCATCTGACCTCGGCCAGATCGGATGTGATTGCAAACCGCCAGATTGACGTGTGGGAAATCGCCTTTGTCTGGGCGTGGCCTGTCGACGACAAGGCCGATGTGGCACCTTTGGAAAACACCCTTTTTGATCAGTTCAATCGGCAGCAGCCGTTGATGAATGGCAAGGGGCTGGTGGTCAATGCCACGCCTGTGACCGTCCCTGAGAAACAAGAAATACAGATCATCGAAGAACAGGAACGGCGCAACCGCCTGACCCCGTCTCAGCGCCTGCCGCGGCAAATCCAGCAGTATAACCTGTTGGTGGATTATATACTGACCGTCAAAAATGCGCCGCACCTCAAGGTGTCCTTGGACGCGCATTTTCAGCGGCTGATCAAATACCACCAAACGTTTCTGTAA
- the hemA gene encoding 5-aminolevulinate synthase, with amino-acid sequence MDYSDKIDEAIARLHEEGRYRTFIDIERRNGQFPHAVWTRPDGTKQNITVWCGNDYLGMGQNPVVIEAMHEALQATGAGSGGTRNISGTTVYHKRLEAELADLHGKEAALLFTSAYIANDATLSTLPKLFPGLIIYSDALNHASMIEGVRRNGGAKRIFRHNDVDHLRELLAADDPAAPKLIAFESIYSMDGDFGPIEAICDLADEFNALTYIDEVHAVGLYGPRGAGVAERDRLMHRLDIINGTLAKAYGVMGGYIAASAKMCDAIRSYAPGFIFTTSLPPAVAAGAAASVAFLKRSPELREKHQAQAKALKLRLKGLGLPLIDHGSHIVPVMVGDPVHTKLLSDMLLQEYGIYAQPINFPTVPRGTERLRFTPSPVHGPDEMDALVHAMDGLWSHCALNRAEAAG; translated from the coding sequence ATGGACTACTCAGACAAAATTGATGAGGCGATTGCGCGCCTGCATGAAGAAGGTCGTTACCGGACATTTATCGACATTGAACGCCGCAATGGCCAGTTTCCGCACGCGGTCTGGACCCGGCCAGACGGCACGAAACAGAACATCACTGTGTGGTGCGGCAATGACTATTTGGGCATGGGCCAAAACCCCGTTGTGATCGAGGCGATGCACGAAGCATTGCAGGCCACCGGCGCGGGTTCTGGCGGAACCCGCAATATTTCGGGCACCACAGTGTATCACAAGCGCCTTGAGGCCGAACTGGCCGATCTGCATGGCAAAGAGGCCGCTTTGCTGTTCACCTCTGCCTACATCGCTAATGACGCGACGCTTTCGACGCTGCCCAAGCTTTTTCCCGGTCTGATCATCTATTCTGATGCGCTTAACCACGCCAGCATGATCGAAGGCGTGCGCCGCAATGGCGGGGCCAAGCGGATTTTCCGGCACAATGATGTTGACCATCTGCGCGAACTGCTTGCGGCTGACGATCCCGCTGCGCCCAAGCTGATCGCTTTTGAATCAATCTATTCGATGGACGGCGATTTTGGCCCGATTGAGGCGATCTGTGATCTGGCGGATGAGTTTAACGCATTGACCTACATCGACGAAGTGCACGCCGTTGGCCTTTATGGGCCACGCGGGGCAGGGGTCGCGGAACGGGACCGGTTGATGCACCGTCTGGACATCATCAACGGCACGCTTGCCAAGGCATATGGCGTGATGGGCGGCTATATCGCGGCATCGGCGAAAATGTGTGACGCGATCCGGTCCTATGCGCCCGGGTTTATCTTTACCACTTCTTTGCCACCTGCAGTCGCCGCTGGTGCCGCAGCCTCCGTGGCGTTTCTAAAGCGGTCACCGGAACTGCGCGAAAAGCATCAGGCACAGGCCAAGGCGCTGAAGCTGCGGCTCAAAGGGCTGGGGCTGCCGCTCATTGATCATGGCTCGCACATCGTGCCGGTGATGGTGGGCGACCCTGTGCACACCAAGTTGTTGTCGGATATGTTGTTGCAGGAATACGGTATTTACGCCCAGCCGATCAACTTTCCAACGGTGCCGCGCGGCACGGAACGGCTGCGTTTTACACCGTCACCGGTGCACGGACCTGATGAAATGGATGCACTGGTGCATGCGATGGATGGGCTGTGGTCACATTGTGCGCTGAATCGTGCCGAGGCCGCAGGGTAA
- a CDS encoding multidrug effflux MFS transporter codes for MTTIQPAQVSRTEFIVLIAFMISLVAMTTDVMLPGLVLIASDLGQSDPNAGHLVISVLFAGFAIGQLVTGPLSDCYGRRPVIHASYAVFCVGCALSLFASSFEMLLAGRVLQGLGMAGPRIVAIAIVRDGFEGRAMARIMSFVMAVFILVPAVAPAIGQVVIAQSGWRATFTLLLVIAAISWAWFGLRQPETLLPAHRRSFSLKGIFQGIGIICRIPAALGYTLCAGVIFGPFLAYLSLAQQIFQGSYDKGDGFALWFAVAALSIGAASILNSALVEKWGMRFLSNLALFGVMGASAIFMIAVILWGGLPPFTLFMIWIMSTFFGMGLLFGNLNALAMEPLGKMAGLGAAVVGALATAVAIPIGFVISNGYDGSVGTLVTGFGVAALVALLIGKWASGTSGQVAAG; via the coding sequence ATGACCACTATCCAACCCGCGCAGGTTTCGCGCACCGAATTCATTGTCCTGATCGCCTTCATGATCTCGCTGGTGGCGATGACCACCGACGTGATGTTGCCAGGACTGGTGCTGATTGCCAGCGATCTGGGCCAAAGCGACCCGAACGCCGGGCATCTGGTCATCTCGGTTCTCTTTGCGGGTTTTGCGATCGGGCAGCTTGTTACCGGTCCTCTGTCTGATTGTTACGGGCGCCGTCCGGTGATCCACGCCAGCTATGCGGTGTTTTGCGTCGGTTGTGCGCTGTCCTTGTTTGCGTCCAGTTTCGAGATGCTGCTTGCGGGGCGCGTCTTGCAAGGTTTGGGGATGGCTGGCCCGCGTATTGTTGCGATTGCCATTGTGCGCGATGGATTTGAGGGGCGCGCGATGGCGCGGATCATGTCCTTTGTGATGGCGGTGTTTATTCTGGTTCCCGCAGTGGCACCGGCCATTGGCCAGGTGGTGATCGCGCAGTCAGGGTGGCGTGCGACCTTTACCCTGTTGCTGGTGATCGCCGCGATCAGCTGGGCGTGGTTTGGTCTGCGCCAGCCTGAAACGCTCTTGCCCGCGCACCGCCGCAGCTTTTCGCTCAAAGGCATCTTTCAGGGCATTGGCATCATCTGCCGCATCCCCGCAGCATTGGGATACACGTTGTGTGCAGGCGTGATCTTTGGTCCGTTTTTAGCATACCTCAGCCTGGCTCAGCAGATTTTTCAGGGCAGCTATGACAAGGGCGATGGCTTTGCGCTGTGGTTCGCGGTTGCGGCCCTTTCCATCGGTGCAGCGTCGATCCTGAACTCTGCGCTGGTGGAAAAGTGGGGCATGCGGTTTCTCTCCAACCTCGCGCTGTTCGGGGTCATGGGGGCATCGGCGATTTTTATGATTGCCGTGATCCTTTGGGGTGGGCTGCCGCCCTTCACGCTTTTCATGATCTGGATCATGAGTACGTTTTTCGGCATGGGGTTGCTTTTTGGTAATCTCAACGCGCTGGCGATGGAACCATTGGGCAAAATGGCAGGGCTTGGCGCGGCCGTGGTCGGAGCCTTGGCAACGGCTGTGGCAATTCCCATCGGGTTTGTGATCAGCAACGGCTATGATGGCAGTGTTGGCACCCTTGTCACAGGATTTGGCGTTGCAGCCCTTGTGGCCCTGCTGATTGGCAAATGGGCCAGCGGCACCTCTGGACAAGTCGCTGCTGGCTGA
- a CDS encoding 5-aminolevulinate synthase — MTHSLHLFTAGLLMAITAAGYAFATIGMQVYSQSDDKLPTLIIITGLSVAAIAEITLLRQASLPVVYLGIMVTETILVLGYAAWAHHGLNLSQISGGTLVVAGFALVCSQG, encoded by the coding sequence ATGACACATTCTCTACATCTATTTACCGCCGGCCTTTTGATGGCCATCACCGCAGCAGGCTATGCCTTTGCTACAATCGGCATGCAGGTCTATTCACAAAGTGATGACAAACTGCCGACGTTGATCATCATCACGGGGCTGTCCGTGGCCGCGATCGCCGAGATCACGCTTTTGCGGCAGGCGAGCCTGCCTGTTGTCTATCTGGGGATCATGGTCACAGAAACCATTTTAGTGCTTGGATATGCTGCCTGGGCGCATCACGGGCTCAACCTGTCGCAGATAAGCGGCGGCACATTGGTGGTGGCAGGCTTTGCACTGGTGTGCAGCCAGGGCTGA